The DNA sequence AACAtcgtgttatatatatatatatatatatatatatatatgaataataAAGAGTTGAAGGAAGTTGAGACTATTTTTGTTAGAagtgtttttattaaaaacatgTATAATATTAATCCTAGTGCTACAGGGAAGAATGATATGTTTTTTCTAGAAAATGCTTTTATAACCTACAAATATTAACGTTTTCTTTCAAATGTAGTAAAAAAAACGTTTTTTATTGTCAGAAAAGACTTTTAACCATTTCAGAAGCAATAATTTTAGATTCTCAATTAagttttagttaattatttgcTTAATAATCTCAAACAGATTTTAAGATGTGCTGTCTCTTTCTAACTGATCATCACTTTGCTTTTAACATTTATCTTCTCTTATTTTCTTACGTAGTTCATCTAGCATGACTATGTagacccacaaaaaaaaaaatctagaatAATTATATGGGGTTCAAAATTGTTTCCCTAACCAAAGCATAATTGGGAGGACGCACCAACCAGGCATCCATTAGTAGTAATAGAGTTGTAATTGAATGATTCAATTGGACCCCAACCACCCTACAAATTGAAAAGAGTCCGCCGTTTATGGCCCTGTCACCCACCAATTATAAGTATGGCTTTACATCTTCGCCGTCCTCCACCTCAATTCTGAAACCCACGACGATCTCtcatcaaattttaaacatccCTTTACATCTCCTGGACACCCCAACAGTGAGTTATGCTCTTTCTTTTCATCGTCTTCATCTTTGTCCGCACAGAAGATCATACCAATTTAGATTTTTTTGTTTACTACTTggaaataactttttttttttttagattcaGCAATGTATTATGTGCATGATCTCATAGTAGTAGACaagtttatatatttatattatataatatattccCCAATTTAGTACAATTGAGTAATTTTCACCATCCCCTTCATCCATTGCCCCAAATAGGCAAAGACGATTAGATGTCGCCATGCGTTTGCTCATTTGGTAATACAAAGGAAATTTTCAGGACACAACAATCGTGATGAATTACGGTAAGTGTTCAATTGTGTGATCAGCCTCACAAAAATCACACAAGCATTTCATACCCATTGGTAATAGGTAAAGTGAAAAGGCTAAAAGGACATTTTTAGGGCACGACTTTCCTGATGAACATTAGTAGGGCACAAGTGTTCAATTGTTTGATCTGTCTCACAAACACCACACAAGCGTTTTATACTACTCATTGGTAAAAGgtaaaatccaaatgaaattcTTAGGGCACAACAGTCGTGATCAGTTCTTGTGCATTAGTCTCACGAATGAATGAACCCTTCTATAACATTAAACGATACGAGGCAGCAAATTATTAATAAGTGAAACAACACCACTTTACTCTTTGATTGATGCATGATTCCTATAAATTCAGAGCATCCAACCAGGGATGAATCCCCGACGACTTTGTTCCGATGACGTTGCTACATTCACCTCATCATTTGTTACTGCTGGAGTACTGTAGCTGTAATAGTTAATGAACACTTTAGATGACAGCTAAAAAAATTAAGGCAActgaattttattaattaacgTTGCAGAAAAATTCATACGCTTGACAAAAATCTCTATAAGATATATGGTTACCCGATCTGCAATGTATTGTTGAATTGCAAATGCTCAGGGAATCCTTCTAATTGAGCAGCCTGGTGATGGCTATTCCATGATCGTTGAAGGTCAGCAGTACTTTCTTCCAACTGCAGAACACGAAAATTTACACCCCAAATTAACCAAATTAGTTATCTGAAAAACTTATTAAATGGAATAATTAACAAGATTCAAGAATCCATATGAAGAAACAGTTAGATGATAACATACAGTTATTAAAAGAAAGGCCTCGATCGTTTGCTGTTAGCGATTGGATTGGAATGAATAACTTACTATATTCAAGGCACATTGAAGGAAGGAATGAAGGGTAGTGTCCAACTTGAAGATGGAATATGACTCGTGAAGTAAACTTATATATTTCAATCCCCAAAATGGTAGGATTAGAAAACATATGTCATTCATATCTAATCCCCTTATGACCCCTAATATGAAAAATCGTTCTCCTTTACTTTCAATATCCCTTGAGTTTTATAAGTTAACCAATCCATTTCAACCCTAAGAACCAAACGAGCCCAATAGTGCTTTGCATTACTATAGTTGTACAACTAAGGATAGGAAATCTATATGATGAGGACTATATTAGATTTTGCCTTGAAATGTTGTAATCATTTAATGAACAGCTAATTAAGAAGTATTATACAGCATGATGAATTTCCATTgcatgaaaaacaaaaatgagtAATGGTCAAATAGCTGAGAATGCAGCAGTAGTTTGGTATTACGTACCTTCCTTCTCAGTCCAGTGTTTGCTTCCAGCAGCATTTCTTCCTGCACAATTAATTCTTAAAAGATTTGGTAActtatatacacacatatattatgtgtatacatatatatatgttgtttgCAAAATACTTACTTTCCTCTGAAGCTCAGAAATCTGAACATGCATAAATTGGGTCTGCCAACAAATGAAATGTAAATCGAGATTCTCTGTTAAGATTTCTTTTAACTAACTCGCCATCTTTTTCACGCTTATGGAACAAATTATTAATACCTTCGTGGACCTGATTTTCTTCAATGACATATCGAGTTGATTCTCAAGCTGCTGAAGCTCCGTCATGCCTAAATGAACCAAATCTTCCCCAAGAAAATGTCTAAAAACATGCCAATTAAAAGTTTTCATGAGCAATATATCAATTGTGTCCACTCTTTGCATTTTTCATGCGATCCTCGAACAAACTGTctaattttatttacaaaagttCTAGTGCAAATGTATcgctatatacatatatatgtgtatgtgcAATATATATGATCGATATACGTAATACCTCTGCGTGCGTTGAAGGGCCTCTACTTTCGTTTTTAGCTTCAAGTAGTCTTGGTATCTACTCTGCTTGTGAACATGCATGGCACAAGTTCACCTTATGTCAAAAATCCGTAGGGCAGGATTTTGTGAAAGAAATTCCATTACcaataacataaaacttaaaccaaCCCCAATTTGTCCCTAACAGATTGAGAATAATTGAATAATGGATAATATAGGTTGCTTTACCAAACTTATGTCATTGCAGGTAATAGATGTATCCATCTTAAAGCTAATTACAAATGAGAAACTATCGGCAACCTGTTCGTCCTCAGCAGATTGACTTGCTCCCAGTTCTCCATAAGTGCATCTTTGATACCTCTCAAGCGTCTTCGCCATGCTGAAATGAAAGCAAAGCAACAATTATAGGACAGTGATCAGAATGCAAattcaaaagagaaaagagcGCATGCATTTTGCACTGATTCAAGTGCCAGTAAAGAAAAGCCCAAAAGCATGCAACAGAATCTGGGAGCAAGACATTTGAATTAATTTTGTAGTTCCTAGTTTTTTTAATCACAATTGATATTACTACTCTAAACTACATAAATAATAGGGAAACATTTAAGCCAGGGATGCAATGAGTTGAAGAGGAAGACATTTCCACCAATACACAACCTTGGCAATTTTGTAGTTCCAAACTTAAGAATGAATTAAAGGATCAAACGGCCATATGATTTCAAATTTGAGTGATTTTGTTATAGATGATCTTTAAGGGAAAACCTAAAAGATAGATAGTTATATTGTAGAAATATATTATGAAGTTGACCCTAAGAAAGTGTGCCAAAAAATGTATGTTCCCCATCCTGACCtatgtatgtgtatgtatgtatgtgtgtgtgtgtgtgtatatatattgcaATGCATATAAACGATCTTCAAATGTATACATTTGGAAGCAGAAATAATTTCTAATTCGAATTATTTTATGTATGGATGAGCTTCAAATGAAGCTTAAGAAACTGAATAGTTTCAATAACTAAGTTTATACAGTGGTGAAGCCCATGTAGGAATGCAAGTATTGGTGCAAGGTGCGACTACACCTATATATTTATTGAGATTgtcataactcctcactttagtcactgagatttaaaatcgatagaagtgattTATGAGATTATCaatgtcaatcattttggtccttatgtGAAAAATATCTGTTAAACTGAAGAAACCACCAGTTCAATAAGAAtggttgatttgacaaaaatacccccaatttaacggagatttctcataaaatgaccaaaatgattgacagtttgattttaaatttgaaGGATCAAAATGAAGAGTTAAGCCAATCTTAAGGACCATTTTGGATAAATAACCTTATTCATTTGAGTTATGTTTTAGGGAAAGATTTGTAAGTACCAAGGGAATGTGGATTGCAAAGTATTTAATGAAGGTATTCAAAATATATTACAGGATCACTACAAAGACATAAACAATAGATTTGCAAGACAGAGATTCTCGGCCTCCCCTTCAATAGAATCAGATAAgctttccctccaaccagaaacCCTAACTTTGCAAACCTTCAGTCGTCGGTCCCTTGCTGAGGCTTGGACCAGCAGCAACCCCTCCCACCTCCTTCTAGCATCCCCTCCTCCTAGTCTATCCACCCCTTGCTTCCTACCCCCAGTCCTCTTGCTGCGACCcacacattttttttcctttctttctgtgCCCCCGACCCTTCCATTCGctgctttcttttttttttctctattccTTGGTCTGCCTAGCACCTTCTTCCCTCACTCTTCTATGCGCAACATGTTTTCATGCCTTTGTTGCGAGCCTCTGACCCACCTCCCTAATTTTATTGCCATACAGGGCTCCTCCCTTGTTTAGGGCTTAGATATGCGGTTTTGGGTTGGTCTTTGGGTTGTTTTTGTGGGTATTTGACTtgctttttttggttttttgctcTTCTTGCCTGGTTAATGGTGGTCATGCCTACCGGAGGTTTCATTTATTCGGATTCGTGTAGCTTCTATTTCCTGGGTGGGGTTGCACACGGAGCATTCCCAGCGGCGGCTTCCTGGGCACCCGCAGTGATAGTGTGCATATTTGCTAGCAAAATTTTCTCTTGGTTGTTTAGACTTTCCAAGGGCTCTGCCCTTGGAACTATCGTTTTGTCCTTTTCGGGTTCGTGGTGGTTATGGTGAGGATGGCGGTGCAGTGATATGGGTGGTCTTGGCTTGGCAACCCCTTTACCATTCATGTCATTGCCACTATTTCTTGCCATAACTGCGACCAACACCAGTTGAAGGAATTTCTGGTGGCTCTTGGTGCTATCATGTTTTATGCAGGTTTTTGGATTGTGGTGGCATTCCGACAACTTTGGTGGCTCTAGCTGGATCCCCATCCACCCCACCCTTTTGAGTTTGTCCCAGCTACAGCTAGCCTCGCACACCTTCTTACATTTCTGCACGTGCCTCTGCCTCTGCTACCCATGCCTACTGCTAAATTCCAGTTGCATCTCCATTGTGGACACGTCACcttgtttttttggtttttttagtttagtttttaTGACTGGTTTGTGTTGCTTCGGTAAGTGGTTTGTGTCGCTTCTATAATTTTGTAGTCTCGCTGTCTCAGGATGGTTTTGGTCTTTGGTATGTCACGTCTTGTCTATGGGACATATCAATCTTGGGATTCCTCATTCTAGTGGTATGATTTGTGTGATGGCCATATAGGGGTTTTAAATTATGTGTAATTTGTGCTTATTACCTCCAGATCAAGAAATTGATCACTGGAGCTTATGTACCCATATGGCATCCTTGTAAGTGGATGGTTATGGTAATGAAATTCTATCGTTTATgtcccccccaaaaaaaaaatttagatttgCAAATGACCGCAAGTGGCCCTCTACCACAGTGGTGGAGATGAGTGTTGCCCTTGCATCACGGCGTGGGTTCAAACCCATCAAACCCCGTTGGCtctctaatctaacatctaatctaataaaTCTATTGTTTGACAGAACAAAAAAGGATTTGCAAATGACCCCTTCTAATCATTGTATCCACTAATTTAAGGTCCCTCCATTTAGTTTTTTATAGTGCATTTCTAGCTATATGTAGCCTAACTTCCTACTGTAGCCTAACTTCCTACTCCTCGTCCGAACATAACCTTGAGGTCTTATAATTATTGCCAATTATAGTTAAGACATACATTCAAATATGATTCTACACAACCAGTAGCTCTGATTATGATTTATATGTCTGAGTATTTGGCAAGAAATGAATTCCCTTAATAAGTTGAAGAGTACTTAAAGAATTTATAACCTAGATTACTATATATTGAGGTGAACAATTTTGAAGGATTATATTTAGCAATGGACTTGCACCAGTtaaaatttttttacaaaaaataaaattgatcaTATCAATCCTATCatatttttagttatttaattACGACCTTCTAAATTAAGTACTGATTTAAAGATATGATAATACATCTAACGAATTTATAGTGCAAATTTACAAGCCTTCCCCTATGATTGTATGAGTGAAAGTTAAATCCCATGAAAAATGAAGAACTCATCTCAAATTCGACAATGAAAAAGAGCATAAGCAAACAATTCCTCTATTAATTCACCCTTTCCCTCCCCAAATATTCATCCAAAtccaataaaatttaatttccaAGCAAATTTTTTTTCCGATATATTTCCCACAcatatattattaatatattgtatatattcaGAAAATAGAGATATATACCTAGGGCCGCTGGAGAACTCAGAGAGCTTTCCACGGGTGGAGAAGACGATGAGAGCAACCTCAGCATCACAGAGAACTGAGAGCTCGTACGCCTTCTTTAGCAGCCCTTTCCTTCTTTTTGCAAATGTTACCTGTCGATTTATCTTATTCTCGATCCTCTTCAGCTCCACCTTCCCTCTTCCCATTCTTCTTTCAACTGGtaataatatttaaaatatagttcagtaatattttatattttgtgtGTATATAAAATTATAGCTAGTTTGGTACTAGGTTTTCCTTTTTAATATTCGAGTTCTCTAGGGTAAGCTAAGTTAGgcttttgagagagagagagagaacttttTGAGGAACTACCTTGTTGGGTGTTCCCTTAGCTGAACAGAGGAAAGAATCAAAGAATAAGCAGGAGTGTACTATGTCCTGTTGGATGTTATTTTCCCTTCTCAGTCACGACCGATGGAGTgttgctttctttcttttggaaGATGAAGTACTAAGGTCATTCAtaatttaaatgtttattaCATAAAAATGTGACAGCAATGTCTAGCTCCATCTTAGACATTACCAACTTTAGGAGTTTTACGTGTCAGTGAGGAGAAATTCTGGAGTCTGGCATCCAGATCACGTGTTTGTGCGACCCCAGACACAATAAAGTCAACATACCCCACGCCTTGACAGTGAGGCTCACCACTACACCATGTAATGATCTCGCTCCCCTCTCACACCACCCTACCTCCAAGTCCCGGACGGAATAATTTCTCATGGATGAGAGGATGGCATGGGACCCAGTCAAACCAAAGCTAACTCAAACTTCACCAAAAAACTTATCTACGTAACCATCTCTTAAAATTCAACTCGAGTCACTTAGATTAGTTTTTTGGTGAAGTTTGAGTTAGCTTTGGTTTGATTGGGTCCCAAGCCATTCTCTCATCCATGATAAATTATTCCGTCCGGGACTCGGAGGTAGGGTGGTGTGAGAGGGGAGTGAGATGATTACATGGTGTAGTAGTCCAACTAAAACTCATCGGTGATATTGGTGGTGGACCTTTATGAAGCCTTAAAAGTTTATCATGGTATTATAGCAGACTATTCTTTCGACACGTCCTTGCTCCCGATTTATTGAGCTCTAATTTTCCCTCCTTAAGTTGGGCTTTTGAAAAATTGCACTAGCTCTAGCTTAAAGATATTGAATGACTAGACATTGAAAAGTTACGTCGGCTCTAGTCCCTAAATGATGATTGGTttctcgaaaagttttgttaGCTCCAGCATAATGACTTGACCATTTCTTGATGGGGGAATTGGTTTCTCTTGTGATCCCATGTGGGGCCACTCGTGAAGGGTGTACTGAAGAATAATATTTCAGATCGTTCATATGACAAAATATATACAATTAATATATGAGAATTTCCACCTCTAATATCACCGAGACCTTTTGTGATATAACCCAACACCTAGTAATAAATGATTAAGTTGAAACAATATCGGTGATATTGGTGATGGAACTACATGGGTCTATAAAGTTTATCAGGTGTTCCATTTGTAAGGATGCTAAAACAATAAtggtacatatatatacacacaaaatACTGGTACCTCAAAGAGTTTTTGTCACCGTTAACAAAACTAACGCCTCTTTATTCaataacaaaaatgaatagtaaagTGAGATACAACTCATGAGTACAGGGGTGTGCCATCCACAcattcttttttacttctcatacacctCTTTTTACTCATCACATACCCCAtgataatttctgtcatttgatctttttcaattcatctaattcgacggtcgaaaattagaagagtatgaaaagtaaaaattagtGTATAAATATCACATCCCAATAGAATAAAGTGAAATTTCATATATTGTACCGCGCAtagcaaaaaataatcctaattaACTTGTCGATGTTTCCCTGTACTTCTAGAAGACTCAAAACTCCACTAAAGCACTTGTTCTCCATGATATGAAATTAATCCAATGTAAGTTGGGATATTTTCTTGTGAATTGAGGTGTATATGGACCATGGTGGATTCTAAAATGCTGTTGAATTAATGGTAGTGATCTATCAACGGTTAACTTGCAGGTCAATAGAAAACCCATTATGTTGTTTACAGATTTGCTTCAGCTTATAAAGTCCATGGAAATGGAAAACGTGCTTTTTGGGATGTCAATGGTGACGGCCAAATTTAAACTTGGACAGTGCTATCCACGCACCTTTCGTTTGAGTattctttctttcattttttatttcagtGTCTTAGGGCAATCTGTGATAAGGATAGCTTGGTTCCTTCTgcattacacacacacacacacatgtgtgGTCTAATCTAGGATTAAGATCTACCATCTCGGTCTGATTTTTTTGGCTTGGTATTGTTACCAGAACATATGAGGTGCAAAACGGAGCGCAGTAACGTTTTATGATTAATACAACTAATCTCACTTagttggataatgttttgttgttgttttttaagGAAAGTGATATTCACATACCTATTTTTACCTTACCGTAcatccttattaattttttgtcattaatCTTTTTAGTTCATTCGATCTAATAGCcggaaattgaaaaaaaaaatgtaagaagtaaaaatatatatgtgaataaTACTACCCTTTAAACTtaggaaattgttattaacactccaaatttctcattctacactccaaactttctatatttaaaaagaaaaatacacttgtgaggagtgtagaatgagatttttagaatgccaataacacttccctaaaCTTATTGACCATAAACCCCTgaaaatatatatgatctcGAATTTGTAATTTGGTTGAAATGTCACTTTAATCCAAAAGgcgttggttttttattttcttagagGGACCAACACTATTCAGATATGATCAAAATACACAATTTTGAGTAGTCGCAAAACTAACGGTGAGATCTTAAAAACAAGGATCTAATAGATATTTATAATTTTGTATAAAACTCGTATCATTATAGTATATACTATTGTAGTCAAACTCCAAAATATAAGAAtactaatttataaaaaaaatactatataTGACGCGGTTGGACATCGTAAACATGTTGTCATTATAAACAAGGATGGTGCTATAACACACTCATTTTTTCTCTCACatacccttttttattttttttcttgatttttagaaGTATATGAGAGATAAAAGGGAACGTGTAGATAAACAACCCTAAACTAAATACATGAggaacactttttttttttgaacaaatgatattatccaACTAAGGGGAGGAAGATAGGTTTAGCCTTACAAttagctagtaataatgtggttcaaattcgcttttagtGAACTTAAAAGCACCCATAATATGCAAATGGGATCAAGGATAGTCATGCAAGGTCATCTTCAATCGACTCGACCAAAAGGCCATAGGGCTAAAAATAGCTCTGAATGACACgaaaactgtctccaaccgaAGACTAGGCCAAAGGTCTTGTGGGCCCCATCAGGCCCAAACCCCAAATTAGGCCAGCGGGTTGGGCATTTCCAGCCAGTCAGCCCTCTAGCGCCagaatgtcaagcttgacattttgCCAGCCCTCCAACTCAACCTATTTAAATGCCAACGGCTACCTGGCATTAACATGACGCCAACTAGCAATGGCTAGCTAACGTCATGCTGCCATCAGGTTCCCGttggaatttgatttttttttttggatgaatttaaaaaaaattctaattttttttcctataaatacctacacCATTCCTACAACATTGAAAGCTGAAGATAAGAAGTGCCACGTAAATAAGAATCTTATCTAAAATTTGCACAACCAATTACATCTCGACACATGGCACTCGAAATCTTATCggaaaaattattaagatttcATAAATATAAGAAATCTAGAGAGATACTCACTTTAGCGACACGTGTCATATGAAATTATgtccgaaaaattattgagattacataaagataagaaatttaGAGAGTTACTCACGTTAACGACACGTGTTACTCGAAATCTTAtctaaaaaattattgagattatataaagataagaaatacaGAAGCTATTCATTTGGCGACAAGTGGCACTCAAAATATATGTGAAaaacttattttaatatgataatttaatttatttaactatattaatttaattaaaataataaattatatttaacCTATGATCCTTTAACCCTTTTATTGAGAGATAATATAAAGCATAATATAACagtatttattaaaatataatttcttgcatGACTACTCATTTGATCTCTCTTTGGTTGGAAATAACCTAAACGATGTACATCAGACGGAGTCATGGACTGGCCTTATCCACCCAGAGGACCCAGACCCAACAACGACAGAATGACTGAGGGTAGCAGGAGTAATTAGACCACTTTAACACGTGTCAGACGCTGAATCACCAATGGTAcccaattttgaacaatttgtatcacaattattgaaatttgaaCTGAATTGGGCCGTATAAACGTCCAcaattttaaagtgttttaagcTTGTTTGAGCCGAACGGAAACCCAAATGTCTTTAGTTCATAAAAAGATGGCCCAATATCTCtagtagaaaaaaataaatatgggcGCAAGATGACTactttatattcctattaacattttttttaaccatCTTTAATCAACATTTGTTTCATGATTTCGAAAGAGGGAGAAATCGAACTTAGAACGTTAGGTGAAGAGGCAAATATTCTTAGCCATTTAAACTATATGTCCTGAATTTTTTATCATCAAGACTTAATATTAACTTGTGCGTATATACaagattaaaaaagaaaaggaaccaaaacggaaagaaaaaaaaaagaacttcgAGTTTATCTACAATGCCTATATGGCCGACATCATTTTCAATTTGTGTGTGATTTGGAATGGTACATAACACAAGAGGACACCAAGTGCTTCTGTAAGTCCTGTTGCCCAAAACAAGCTAGGAGACACGAATGACGTCTTTGTTGGGAATGGTACAATTTTGTTATCAAAGTTACATATCAGAGCAATGCCTTTCCAAGCGACAAGAGGGTTGGAATTTTGATAATATAATGCACCTACTTTTTAGGTGGTTAAGCACTATGTGTGTAGTTACTATGACCACGTATTTGAGGGATCCCCTTGAGGGATCTCTTAAATAAGTTATTGGACAGATTTTTTTGTGAGATTCATTCCACATTGTATTTCAACGatttaattatcaattttttaagtcttccttcaaattttatttttaccaaaaataaatCCCAAATCCAATACAAtttgaccgttggattaaatagTGGGTCATATTGGTGTTTACTTGAATAACTGAATTCATCTATTTTCTTCACTGCAATTGGATATCTTGAtaattttggatttctttgaACTTTTGCAAGGAAGATCTACAAATGATGTACTAAAATATTGACGATTTGAATCGTTGAAAAACGTTACGAAATAAGCTACACAAAGTGTCCCTTATATAAAATTATTTGAGGAATCTCGCAATGGAATGAGACTATATGTATCATTCTGTGAGATATCTTGAATAATTTTGTTTGAACAATATTTTCTAGTGTATATGATGCGGGAGGAAGACTTggagaaaacaatttgaaaccaTTAATATGGTTTGGAATAACAaatgttttgtattttaatACTTAGGAATTTGTTAAGTTATTTTGGGAGTTGTAAGGGTGTCATGGAAACTTAAAGTCTATTCATTTGTAAACGTTTATAAATATTGTACTTGAAAGCCTTGAATGGGAGACTGGAATGAATTGAAATATTATTTGCTTTGTGCAATTGAAGTGATCAGTTGTTTCTCCTTCTAAAATCAAGCGTTTGGCTTGGTCGTGTGAGCGAATCCACGATTAGCGACGTGAGCGAGCTCCGTTGCCCCTGGTTGAGCGAATCCCAAGTTATCATCCCCCGTTTCCTTGAGAACCTTTGGCTTGTCCTGCATCAAGTGGCATCAAAGCAGCTTATCCGCTGCGGTTGAAGATCAAGGTTGtgatttacaatctgtttgaaAAGCACACTGTCGAAGAAACTAGTTTCGTCGATTGAAATTTACCACCAATTTATGATGAGtatgttgatgatgatgacgaccTCAAAGAGAACTTTTTCGATGGGTGTTCTCTACTAATTTATGGCGAGTAAGATGAAGATTACAAGGCTATGCTTACGGTGGTTAATCACCAGTGTTGCTTGCAACTTGGAGTTAATGTGAATCCTGCTCCAATTTTTTATGAATACTACTACAGTGACAAAGGAATGAGTTCATCTATGAAAGAACGGTGCATGCATCATCATAAAAAGGTAATATTTGACCTTGATACCCATTATATATGTGACTACATTTGGGAATCCTTTATTGCTTTCCACAGTAGGAAAATATACTTGGACCAAAGCATTTTTCCAAGTCATCAATATCAAAAGGAAATCTGGAAGATTGACGAGTATTTTTCAAAAGAAATTGTTGCTATCATGAAACGGTTAAGCGGTGCACAGAACTTGAGAAAGTTTTGGAAAGCAAAATACTTTGAATATTCTACTATTTGGATTTGCTCAAGGAATTGGAAAATTTTGGTGCTAAATTGGGAATTGTGGAACATCTTGGTTGGACATCCAAAAGAtcgaggaaaaaaaaagaaaaaaaaaaggtccatTGAAACTCGAGGACGAGTTTTTTTCGAGAAGAGGAGAATGATGCAAGAGGAAGACTTggagaaaacaatttgaaa is a window from the Malus domestica chromosome 16, GDT2T_hap1 genome containing:
- the LOC114822005 gene encoding agamous-like MADS-box protein MADS2 isoform X4, translated to MGRGKVELKRIENKINRQVTFAKRRKGLLKKAYELSVLCDAEVALIVFSTRGKLSEFSSGPSMAKTLERYQRCTYGELGASQSAEDEQSRYQDYLKLKTKVEALQRTQRHFLGEDLVHLGMTELQQLENQLDMSLKKIRSTKEEMLLEANTGLRRKLEESTADLQRSWNSHHQAAQLEGFPEHLQFNNTLQIGYSTPAVTNDEVNVATSSEQSRRGFIPGWML
- the LOC114822005 gene encoding agamous-like MADS-box protein MADS2 isoform X1 produces the protein MGRGKVELKRIENKINRQVTFAKRRKGLLKKAYELSVLCDAEVALIVFSTRGKLSEFSSGPSMAKTLERYQRCTYGELGASQSAEDEQVADSFSFVISFKMDTSITCNDISLSRYQDYLKLKTKVEALQRTQRHFLGEDLVHLGMTELQQLENQLDMSLKKIRSTKTQFMHVQISELQRKEEMLLEANTGLRRKLEESTADLQRSWNSHHQAAQLEGFPEHLQFNNTLQIGYSTPAVTNDEVNVATSSEQSRRGFIPGWML
- the LOC114822005 gene encoding MADS-box protein CMB1-like isoform X2, whose translation is MGRGKVELKRIENKINRQVTFAKRRKGLLKKAYELSVLCDAEVALIVFSTRGKLSEFSSGPSMAKTLERYQRCTYGELGASQSAEDEQVADSFSFVISFKMDTSITCNDISLSRYQDYLKLKTKVEALQRTQRHFLGEDLVHLGMTELQQLENQLDMSLKKIRSTKEEMLLEANTGLRRKLEESTADLQRSWNSHHQAAQLEGFPEHLQFNNTLQIGYSTPAVTNDEVNVATSSEQSRRGFIPGWML
- the LOC114822005 gene encoding agamous-like MADS-box protein MADS2 isoform X3: MGRGKVELKRIENKINRQVTFAKRRKGLLKKAYELSVLCDAEVALIVFSTRGKLSEFSSGPSMAKTLERYQRCTYGELGASQSAEDEQSRYQDYLKLKTKVEALQRTQRHFLGEDLVHLGMTELQQLENQLDMSLKKIRSTKTQFMHVQISELQRKEEMLLEANTGLRRKLEESTADLQRSWNSHHQAAQLEGFPEHLQFNNTLQIGYSTPAVTNDEVNVATSSEQSRRGFIPGWML